The genome window AATGACAGATAAATTCATACATGAAATAATAAAGCCCATATACACTGCTGAAACGGATGCAAGTAATGAAAAATCAAACATCCTTAAATCCTCAGAGtctaatttcaaataaatttgtaaaatgtaaatgcattgtattaatgtaaatacactgttcaaacaaaacacaaagaaaagaatttaattAGTTAACGTTAAAATGTAAACACCTTGTATATTCATCCTAGAAGTGTTACTGCTTACTCGTTCACTGAACTCAAGGCCTCTGACCCCCCCATACCGAGCGAGCAGAAAGGGGAGGCCTACTTTtgtcctgggaaaaaaaaacacttgtttgaAAGCTGGGGTCAAACCAAACTTAAAGATGCTCCCTCCCCCCACGGTGAACGGCTCTGCTACATAACCTGTGACCCCACAGCCATTGTGTACAATAACACAATGGCATTCGCTCGACTGTGCACTGCTGAGATGCTCTAAATATACGTACAACCCGTCCTGCTGATAACACATCACTTGCCTGGCCAGAGTTTTGAGTGAGATCACATTTGCGAATGCGCCGGTATGCGCCGGTATGCGCCAGTGCTTTTTCATCACACCAAGACACCTGGGGTTTTATGCGTGCTTTAACTTACTTCAGAATATTTCCAAAGatggtatttattttcttttggcaATCACACCTCCAACATCTTTAAAACGATGTTCACGTCCAGCCGTGACACACGAAGAATTAAGAGTTTCATAAACCGATCCACAGATGGTTCCAGCCTTTTAAACTCTTTAAACACCTGGAAGAGTtcttattttacagtaaataatgcaaatatattaaaacctCTGAACTTCAGACACATTTACTTTcaactatatttatatattcaaatatattttaacatcaGCTCTTACTCTGTGGCTTGTATACCACTGTGcattattaaaaaacagaattttaatcagcttaaatacaaaaaatgcagCACACGAACGTCAGAGGTATGCTGAACTGTTTAGACAAAAGGCTCATAACACGCATACATACAAGCGAACGTGAAAGTGTGCAAGTTAcagttgtttttcattttaaattttgttcacCCACATTAATACAAAGCAGTGTAAACCCTTGTGTGAAGGACCTGAAACCCCAAAAGTCACTGGGCCCCACCCACCATGCCCTCTGACCCTTCCCAAGAGGCCCAAGGGGCTCCAGTTTCACCAGGGCAAAGAAAGGGACTACTGTAAAAAAATGGGGGCCTGTTTGACCTGGCCATTATAGGAGGCGAGACCCCCGCATCTGCGCCTCTCTAAGGGGCCACCCGCCTGTGACAATGGAGGCTCCCACAGCCCCCGAGATGCAGGCCTGATGAACAAAACCGTTAAAGAACACGCAAGTTAATGTCCGTTTCACCTAATAGCAGGTAACTGCATGTTGAAAGGTTATCTTTTAAAAGATAAGGTCATTAAAAGCAGAGCTGAAGGGGCTGTGGGAaggctggagaaaagaaaaggcaacAAGCGCTCATCTCACGTGACCCTTTACGGCCCTGTGTCCCATGTTAGAGGAGAACCCAGCGGCTGCCACCCAGAGCGCACGGAGAAGAACTGGAAGCTTCTGCTTCGGGAGCAGGACTCAACACGTGACTCCATGGCAGACGACAGCCTGGGAGTAAATAACGGCACGAGATGCATAACACTGTTTATAGAGATACACACGTGAACGCTAACACGCAACTGCAAACACGCAGCTCTGTCTGGAAACACTTTCCTTAGGTCGGGCCGAGCCGCCTGCCACCAGATAGCTTCACACAAAGAGATTCTTTCCCTTGAAACAGGAGCTGGGGAGGCCCTGGACCAGCATGCTGGGAGGGAACCTTCGGACGTTAATCACAGTGCTCCGTACCCCTACACACCACCTGACTCGGAGCACAAGGCTTTGCAATGGCATGCGAAACATCGCCCGATTCAACGCGACGCACACTTTCGCACTCTGCGTTTTCGAGAGATCGAAAATGCCGGCCACGTGCGTTCAGAAATCGGCAGTTCTGACACTAAATCGGTTGTGGCTTTCGCGCGACGGTCACTGTCACTCTACGTGGAATAACAGTCCACACTCGGACTCACGTCGGCCAACAGCTTCCGCCCCACGGGGATTAATCAGAAGCAAAGATCTCTCAGTCCACAGCTGGACAGCCTGTAGCCAGACACTGTGTGGAAAATGCAGTCCGTGTCCATATACAAGAACCTGTTAATGAGTGGCTGACAGCTGAATTTGAAATTGCCGGGTTGATAAGCCAGCGCGACCCGCAAAGACAGAGCCGAGCAGTACCCATGTGGTACCCTCTAGCAAGCGAGATCCTTCCGTTTAAAGCCGACAGGGAACAGTAACAATCTTTCAACTTCACCCTCCAAATTAGCACGCATTAATTAAAGCCCTTGGCCAGTATAACACTTAGCTAGGAAATTAAATCCCTGTTCGAATGTATGGGCTTTATCAAGTCTTATGCCTTAGGATGAATGGGATGCCAAAGTTGTGTCAACAAATCCCGGACACCGGGTTACAAATGACCACCTCATCCCCTGCCTGTCAAATTCATTACCAATGCATCttctaaaaataaactaaaatgaagCAACTCACAGCTCCACATCTTTGTCTTCACTGGCTTGAGGGCCCTTTTGTCAACTCGGATGTTTGCAGATGGTGTGATGTGTGCCACGCCATTATGCTACAGTGTACATTACCTGTCATTTTTAGTCGCTTCGCTGTCGAGCTGTTCAGAGCCACAGACGTCCCATCGGTTACTCTGGGTCATGCTTTCACGGCCCACTCCGTTGGCCAACTCCCCCAGGCTGAATATCTCCCTGGGGACCAGGCTTGGTGGCAAGAGTGTCCCATAGCTCCCCAGCTCCATGGACATGGCCAGGTGAGGGGACATGTGCATCGAGGGGACCAGCAAGGAAGACATCGAGTCAATAGTTGTGCTTCTGTGGTTTGGGGTGGCAGAGAACAGAGAAGGGGGAGGCACCGTGCAGTCCAGCAAATGGGTGCCAGCACTGGCACTGCCACGGCTGTGGTGCATCTCTCGAGCACTTGTAATTACACTGCCCCTGGTGGGGGTCCCAGGATCCCCTGTGCCCCGACATGCCTCTGTGCTCATCTCCCCACTGCTCGATGAGCTGGCTTCTTCCGCCTTGGGGCTTCGGTGGCCCGCAGAGGCCCCTGCATGCGTCACCTCTATGAAGCTGCCAAGAGCTGGCTGGGGATCCTGCTTTCGGCTCTGCAGGAGTGACTGGCCGAGGCTCATCAGGCTGTCCACGGCAACCTTTGTGGGGCTTGTTGGGGAGAGGCCCAGGGATGTGGTCACGGAGGGACTCTGCTCCATCCTATTACCTCTGCGCATATTCTGACCGGAGCTCCCCCAGCTCTGCTCCTCCTTGGGGCACCTCCCCAAGGTGTATGCGTCCCTGCCAAGCCTCTCCCTGGGATTCCCATCCTCCTCTGTGCCACCATCATCAAAGCCCACCTCTGTGTCATTCTCCTCCGTTGTCTGGATTGTTTCCAGGATCTTCAGGCACTGCTCCTCCAGGTACTCTATCTCCAGGATCTCTGCTGCATACAGCAGATCGTCCAGGTCCTCCAGCCTCGCCTGCAGAGAGGCAGTATAGGCATACTCCAGAATTTGCTGGAAAGTCTTTGGTGAGAGGAAGTCCAGAGAGTAGTGTTGGCTGTGGCGAGTGAACAGGATCTGGAACATCTTGCTGGTACAGGCCAGCACAGTGCGGTGGGCGCAAAACTCCCGACCGTCCACCACGATGACCACGTCGCACAGCATCCCGGCCTGCCGCATCTGATTGGCTTTCTGCAGGAGAGCCATGGGGTGGGCCGGGTTCTGCAGCTGGACAACACCCATTTTAGTGAAATCCACAATTCCCTGGATGGCTAATGGACTGACTCATTAGGCTGCCGGTCCCCTTGCTGTGGTTTTATGGTTAGAGATAATCTCAGTTTAACCTAAgcagagaaagacaaacaggAACATTTAAAACCTCCCCAACATATCCTAAAATGTATGTTCTGGGGACACAGGAGTGTATTTcacagatccatccatccatccatccatccatccatccatcgtcaagaaccgcttgccccgagctTGCTTTTCAAATGTTATTTGTCTCAAGTTTGTTTCTTcacaatataaaattaatattaatcttGGAGAAGCTCTTGGCTGAACATATTTCGGGTTGTATTTATTGTAAGCCTTGCACTTAAAACAGAATAACCCTAACACGAGACAAAACAGCGCAACATTTGACACGTCAGGGAAGAGGTTTCTTTCGACTACAAAGCACATAAACACGAGTCTGGTCTTTGAGGATATTGTGTTCATCTGCTCAAAGAATCCACACGCTTGTGGGTAACTGTTTTGTGTTACAGAAGCTTTGGTCATGTTTAACTTACAACACTTGGCGGAGTTACTGGTAACCTGTGGTTTTTCCGCACAGTTTTGGGTAATTTAACACAAGGCGTCAGGCTAAGAAATAATGTCACATAACGTTACAGTCAGTCTGGACACACATTTTTTAAGTAGAGAAAGACAAAGCGAGCGGAGTGTTATTTACTTGCGTCTTAAATCATTGCTTATTTGTTCAAGGAGAAATTGAACAGGTACTCCCTCGCTGCTGGATGCCACGGCTATGGACCGGTTTATTCTGCAGCAAGAGAACCACGTGAGTCCTGTGTGTGTACTGGACTTTTAATACTTCATACGACCAAagagatcatcatcatcatcatcatcataatgatCATTCCCCAAGAGCCATACACACCAAACGGGGCAAGTGGGAACACGTGACGTCCGCGGTAGTAACTCGCACTTTCTCAGCAACCAAATGTGACACTTTTACAGGTAACAGTTAGTTGTGAACCGACGGAAATGCGAGCGCATCTTTGCACACGCGGAGCTCCGAGTGGCGCCACACGTGACGTGATCCGATCATCGGCGAGAAAAAACTACTAGTAAAGGGAAATTAAATcatgacaagtttttttttactttactagTTTCTACTGCCCATTAATACaccagaggggaaaaaaacaacaacggTCTCAAGAAGatgtcatttaaaacaaactcGATCGGTATAATTTTGTCCGGGATGTGAACGCCATCCCCGAAGTCCTGCTCAGAAGCTGatcggaggaggaggaggaggacgcgAAACGCCGACCGAAATCTAATAGCTTCTCTCCATAAAAATCTGGTTCCTATGACAAAAATAATGATGCGATCGCTGCTGTCAAGTTTCTGATGTCCTGTG of Scleropages formosus chromosome 10, fSclFor1.1, whole genome shotgun sequence contains these proteins:
- the zbtb16b gene encoding zinc finger and BTB domain-containing protein 16-A isoform X1; amino-acid sequence: MGVVQLQNPAHPMALLQKANQMRQAGMLCDVVIVVDGREFCAHRTVLACTSKMFQILFTRHSQHYSLDFLSPKTFQQILEYAYTASLQARLEDLDDLLYAAEILEIEYLEEQCLKILETIQTTEENDTEVGFDDGGTEEDGNPRERLGRDAYTLGRCPKEEQSWGSSGQNMRRGNRMEQSPSVTTSLGLSPTSPTKVAVDSLMSLGQSLLQSRKQDPQPALGSFIEVTHAGASAGHRSPKAEEASSSSSGEMSTEACRGTGDPGTPTRGSVITSAREMHHSRGSASAGTHLLDCTVPPPSLFSATPNHRSTTIDSMSSLLVPSMHMSPHLAMSMELGSYGTLLPPSLVPREIFSLGELANGVGRESMTQSNRWDVCGSEQLDSEATKNDRQPHSGVKTYGCEFCGKRFLDSLRLRMHRLSHSACSKPFECQQCGAQFAKEEALESHRWTHPGPDMAVFCLLCGKRFQTQTSLQQHMEVHADVHSYTCSECERTFPSHTALRRHLRSHTGDHPFECEFCGSCFRDETTLKTHKRIHTGEKPYECNGCGKKFSLKHQLETHYRVHTGEKPFECKLCHQRSRDYSAMIKHLRTHNGASPYQCTVCLEYCPSLSAMQKHMKSHRPEDIPADWRIEKSYLYLCYV
- the zbtb16b gene encoding zinc finger and BTB domain-containing protein 16-A isoform X2, with protein sequence MGVVQLQNPAHPMALLQKANQMRQAGMLCDVVIVVDGREFCAHRTVLACTSKMFQILFTRHSQHYSLDFLSPKTFQQILEYAYTASLQARLEDLDDLLYAAEILEIEYLEEQCLKILETIQTTEENDTEVGFDDGGTEEDGNPRERLGRDAYTLGRCPKEEQSWGSSGQNMRRGNRMEQSPSVTTSLGLSPTSPTKVAVDSLMSLGQSLLQSRKQDPQPALGSFIEVTHAGASAGHRSPKAEEASSSSSGEMSTEACRGTGDPGTPTRGSVITSAREMHHSRGSASAGTHLLDCTVPPPSLFSATPNHRSTTIDSMSSLLVPSMHMSPHLAMSMELGSYGTLLPPSLVPREIFSLGELANGVGRESMTQSNRWDVCGSEQLDSEATKNDRQPHSGVKTYGCEFCGKRFLDSLRLRMHRLSHSGPDMAVFCLLCGKRFQTQTSLQQHMEVHADVHSYTCSECERTFPSHTALRRHLRSHTGDHPFECEFCGSCFRDETTLKTHKRIHTGEKPYECNGCGKKFSLKHQLETHYRVHTGEKPFECKLCHQRSRDYSAMIKHLRTHNGASPYQCTVCLEYCPSLSAMQKHMKSHRPEDIPADWRIEKSYLYLCYV